One Plasmodium cynomolgi strain B DNA, chromosome 2, whole genome shotgun sequence genomic window carries:
- a CDS encoding VIR-like CYIR protein (putative), producing MWDNLNNKNNPCEHKYFNIGEKEFTRKKDLYDFLEFYDSIKDKLENGRSTKNAKYCDYIKSNXEMYYYMVQEDKCKKSSIYSDEILLFQQKFKDKPEISSLKEKCTYKYLDLVFNDKFDEINSPTNLPEANRPERFSPNADTITLTKGEFSERSLKMEDVLKQLPSYKTYEELNNKNNVEKYCSDCMDILHLEFDYPGINYFCRMLSKNLRELSQIDSTDSKDRCEYFTHWMNEEIQKRFSNYNSSTLNIPLVNILLNIVLTINNKLRKNH from the exons atgtgggataatttaaataataagaaTAATCCTTGtgaacataaatattttaacattgGTGAAAAGGAGTTCACAAGGAAGAAAGATTTATATGACTTTCTAGAATTCTATGATAGTATAAAGGATAAATTGGAAAATGGTAGATCCacaaaaaatgctaaatatTGCGATTACATAAAGTCTAATTNTGAAATGTATTATTACATGGTGCAAGAAGATAAGTGTAAAAAATCTTCAATATATAGCGATGAAATATTACTTTTTCAACAGAAATTTAAAGACAAGCCAGAGATATCTTCTTTAAAAGAGAAATGTACCTATAAATATCTTGATTTGGtatttaatgataaatttgatgaaataaattCACCTACTAATCTACCTGAAGCGAATAGACCAGAGAGATTTAGTCCTAATGCAGATACTATTACTCTTACAAAAGGTGAATTTTCTGAAAGGTCTCTTAAAATG GAAGATGTCTTGAAACAGTTGCCTTCATATAAAACATACGAAGAATTGAATAATAAGAATAATGTTGAAAAGTACTGCAGTGATTGTATGGATATACTACATTTAGAATTTGATTACCCTGGTATTAATTACTTTTGTAGAATGCTATCAAAAAACTTAAGAGAATTGTCCCAAATAGACAGCACGGATAGTAAAGACCGTTGTGAATATTTTACCCATTGGatgaatgaagaaatacaGAAAAGGTTTAGTAATTATAACAGTTCCACTCTTAACATCCCCTTAGTTAATATCCTTCTCAACATAGTTCTTACTATTAATAATAAGTTAAGGAAAAACCATTGA
- a CDS encoding VIR-like CYIR protein (putative), with product MSKEAAPPTIIKLLVEENFNLRNKELYLSYKELDKDCNWSYRDLYCSDTLTNFVHDSIRPLYKKLWNNFFKVKYYSEDFKSLTKDRSKICIYLKYWFYDQLLHKNIDNDGIGKFFSAWESTSQGYKRDLIGCELYKMNLNEIKETKLLYDYFLLYDGYNIDELVSHKIYVSPYCQYLKKAADVYKKRKSECAIEKNSGLCKEFENYIKKHMIKKDITLFKGKCKNEEQLVFKRMNASETRLNPSLRTLVENVHFNITMKK from the exons ATGTCTAAAGAAGCCGCCCCTCCtactattataaaattattagtAGAGGAA AATTTTAATTTGAGGAATAAAGAATTATACCTATCATATAAAGAACTTGATAAAGATTGTAACTGGAGTTATCGTGACTTGTACTGTTCGGATACTTTAACTAACTTCGTTCATGATTCTATAAGACctctttataaaaaactttggaataatttcttcaaagTGAAGTACTATTCGGAAGATTTTAAATCTTTAACTAAAGACAGAAgtaaaatttgtatatatttaaagtATTGGTTTTATGATCAGTTgttgcataaaaatattgataatGATGGCATTGGTAAATTCTTTTCTGCTTGGGAATCGACATCTCAGGGTTATAAGCGCGATCTTATTGGTTGCGAActttacaaaatgaatttaaatgaaattaaagAGACGAAACTTttgtatgattattttttattgtatgaTGGATATAATATTGATGAACTTGTAAGtcacaaaatatatgttagCCCATATTGCCAATATCTAAAGAAAGCTGCGGATGTgtataaaaagagaaaaagtgaaTGCGCTATTGAGAAAAATAGTGGACTCTGTAAAGAATTTGAGAATTACATTAAAAAACACATGATTAAAAAGGATATAACATTATTTAAAGGGAAGTGCAAGAATGAGGAACAACTAGTATTTAAACGAATGAATGCTTCGGAAACTAGGTTGAATCCTTCTCTAAGAACATTAGTagaaaatgtacattttaatataacaATGAAGAAgtga